The sequence gtggtatacttttggcggacagagggagtatataaaagcataattttcaatttttcatggAACATATTCATTCTCCCAATCAACTTCTATTTTTAATGTTTATTTCGCAATAATCACGAAATCATAATGTTTCTTCACACTTTactcaaaaaaaaatgtttcttcACACAGGCACCACACCTATTATTGTTTTAgttttttcattatatttaattagaaattataatatctttttgcatgtttttgtaatttattagataaaattaattattgtaatttttgcaACTGCAGTTTCTTCTTGTCGCCAATACATGCACACAAACTCTCATGCTCTACAAAAGTTTAGCACTAATAATATACATAGCTTACTAAAACAAAGGAGAAAATGTCCAAACCCCATCAAACAAGACCAAGTGGAAACTCTCTTTCATAACACAAGAAGAAAACTGGTAGCTACATAACCTTAATTACGTTGCATGAATCCAAGATTGGCAAGAAATTTGTGAAGAGCTCTTCTTCCCCATTGCCTATCATTATTGAGCCGCAGCTTCTCCTCCACCACCGTCACCTCACTAGCTTCTGCATGATGCTGCGCTGCAGAGACGCGAATCTGTGTAGAAAATGCCGTTGAACAGAATATGAGACGAAGCTACAAAGTTCTAGGTGATCATTTCTGCACAGGAAGTTTGCAATGTGTATGAACATGGTCCAGTTATTACTACCTCTAGCTTGGTGGTTGCACCTTCAGTTTCAACAGATTCAGTCGTAGTGTCTTCAACAGTGTTGTTGTTTCTCGGGTTTAGATCAGATGAATCCTCGATTTCATCAGATTCAGTAGCAGTATCTTCGACAGTGATGTTGTTTTTCTGTTTTGGATAAGTTGAATCCTCAATCTCATCAAAAACAGTAGTTGTAACTTCAGCAATTTCATCAGACACAGCTGTTGTGCTTCTAACAATGCTGCTCGCCTTCGCCTCTGCCTCTGCCTCTTCTGCTGCAACCTCCTCTGGTGGAAATGTAGCTAATCCCGGTACAAGGACAGGAAACCCTTCGACTATGTCTAGCCTCGTCTCATGTTTCAAGGTAGACGAATCACTTCCATTGGTCGCCATCCTACCATGATCTCCCAACATCgtttcttcctcttcctcaccAGCCACACTCGAATCTTGCTCCTCAGTAATATTTTCTGCAACCATGAGCATGGAAGGCTCGTCTGAGTGACCACTCGTACATTCATTAACATCAAGTTCTTCCTTCATCACATTATTTCCTTCTTCCACCACTCCTCGGTTCAAATCTTCAGCAATCAACAAACTCGAAACATTAGCATCGA comes from Salvia miltiorrhiza cultivar Shanhuang (shh) chromosome 3, IMPLAD_Smil_shh, whole genome shotgun sequence and encodes:
- the LOC131016578 gene encoding uncharacterized protein LOC131016578 — its product is MKALGASHFNFFVSRQRESSHEFRFLLHQKRVAYGVVLFRANLAISSASSSQKNLGNKAIQTVSLDQPKTVRVRFKLHKQCAFGQQFLVVGDDPNLGLWDPSSGVPLNWSEGHVWTAEVDVPCSKVVSYKFILEEIDGTISWQPGPDRFLETWDTAKTISVSEDWDSPDFQNVVEEETIVVDDLNESTFIAANWDQTSDVGEEEVDANVSSLLIAEDLNRGVVEEGNNVMKEELDVNECTSGHSDEPSMLMVAENITEEQDSSVAGEEEEETMLGDHGRMATNGSDSSTLKHETRLDIVEGFPVLVPGLATFPPEEVAAEEAEAEAKASSIVRSTTAVSDEIAEVTTTVFDEIEDSTYPKQKNNITVEDTATESDEIEDSSDLNPRNNNTVEDTTTESVETEGATTKLEIRVSAAQHHAEASEVTVVEEKLRLNNDRQWGRRALHKFLANLGFMQRN